In Elephas maximus indicus isolate mEleMax1 chromosome 7, mEleMax1 primary haplotype, whole genome shotgun sequence, the following proteins share a genomic window:
- the LOC126080165 gene encoding olfactory receptor 4C13-like — protein MKENRMNVTDLILIGLTQNPQMKRILVVVLFITYIVTVSGNLLIVVTIICSQTLKSPMYFFLAFLSLIDACYSSSIIPKMLADLLSETKTISFNGCMTQIFIEHFLGGSEVALLGVMAHDHYVAICRPLHYVTIMNHHVCCLLVRVSWTVGFLHSIEQILVTFWLPFCGPNIMDHFMCDVFPLIQLACTDTFLVGLLIAANGGVICVITFAMLSISYVAILYHLKTQSSAGRKKALFTCGSHITVVVLFFVPCIFMYMRPVATFSMDKAITVFYTLVTPMLNPIIYTVRNAEVKTNIEMLLTRNVISDHK, from the coding sequence atgaaagaaaacaggaTGAATGTGACTGATTTAATTCTAATAGGACTTACACAGAATCCTCAGATGAAGAGAATTCTAGTTGTTGTGTTGTTTATCACCTACATTGTCACCGTCTCAGGAAACCTGCTCATTGTGGTCACCATAATCTGCAGTCAGACATTGAAATCCCCAATGTATTTCTTCCTGGCCTTCTTATCTTTGATAGATGCCTGCTACTCCTCTTCCATAATTCCTAAAATGCTAGCTGACTTGCTCTCTGAGACAAAAACCATCTCCTTCAATGGCTGCATGACACAGATCTTTATTGAACATTTCTTAGGTGGTTCTGAGGTTGCCCTCCTTGGGGTCATGGCCCATGACcattatgtggccatctgtagaCCTCTGCACTATGTGACCATCATGAACCACCATGTATGCTGCCTTTTGGTCAGGGTGTCTTGGACAGTGGGTTTTCTCCACTCTATCGAACAGATTCTTGTCACTTTCTGGCTCCCATTCTGTGGCCCCAACATTATGGATCACTTCATGTGTGACGTCTTTCCACTGATACAACTTGCCTGCACAGACACTTTCCTTGTTGGTCTCTTGATTGCTGCCAATGGCGGGGTAATCTGTGTAATAACCTTTGCAATGTTGTCGATATCCTATGTTGCCATCCTATATCACCTGAAGACTCAGAGCTCTGCAGGGAGGAAAAAGGCCCTCTTTACCTGTGGTTCCCACATCACTGTTGTTGTCTTGTTCTTTGTGCcctgtatttttatgtatatgcGACCAGTAGCCACCTTCTCCATGGATAAAGCCATaactgtattctatactcttgtCACTCCCATGTTAAACCCCATTATCTACACAGTAAGGAATGCAGAAGTAAAAACTAACATCGAAATGTTATTGACAAGAAATGTAATTTCAGATCATAAATGA